In the genome of Lathyrus oleraceus cultivar Zhongwan6 chromosome 4, CAAS_Psat_ZW6_1.0, whole genome shotgun sequence, the window tcttgtaatatgattgacaatgctgtacttctttgtccaaatatatttgatgagatattttccatatgcgattaaatgcttaatattcaaaaattgcaaataataccctaaaaagttccttcaaaataaaaacaaatcatgtgcacgagcattgcatgcatcatttgcataagcaggtgtttgttccggtcttcttgtctatggcctaactctgtgctcttcatttattttgaagacaagctgactcatcggtactacaccagagtcaactctgcaagattgatggatcatctcgagcaagagaatcgtgagctgAAGGATGAAGTTGCCAGGCTCACTGCTTTGATGGAGCAATTCCTAGCTGCTCATAATCAACCGTCTccaccgcctgcaactcctccccagaggactgttatatctgaggTTGCGTCTGCGACAGTTccagctgccagtgctcattttgtgccaATAGCCATGCCGCCtgggtttccgtgggggatgcctcctggttacatgcctgatattccagctccgacatttgcttccatgccggcatctaaCCCGGTCCTTGCGgtgcctcctcctgtcgtgcataccactcccagggtagacgacaccatctatcattctgagccgtctgagggcccagactTCCATGAAAATatggacgctatgaacgaccaattccttgaactccgcaaggaattgaagacccttcgaggaaaggatttgttcggtAAATCTGCAGCCGAGTTGTGTTTAGTTCCCGGCGTCAAGATACCTGTCAAATTaaaagtccctgactttgagaagtacaaggggaacacctgccctctcagccacctggttatgtatgccaggaaaatgtataatcaaacagataatgatcaactgttgattcattatttccaggacagtctgtccgatgctgcactaagatggtatatgagtctggatagtgcaaacattcgttccttcaacgatcttggcgaagctttcgtcaagcaatacaagtacaacgtggatatggctcccgatcgcgatcagctcagagccatgtcccagaaggacaaagagacatttaaagagtacgcccagaggtggcgagagctggaagctcagattactcctccgctggaagagaaagaaatgactaagatctttttgaagactcttagttcattttattatgagcggatgatcgctagtgctccctctgacttcactaaaatggtgaatatggggatgcgattggaggaaggagtccgggaaggacggttATCCAAGGACGAAGGCTCTTCAAGCAAGCGGTATGGGgcgtttgctaagaagaaagatggggaggcacatgctgtgcagtcccatgtcaaatccagaagaccctctgctaagaggaagcctgtgcatcatgccagcagtcagcatcaggtggctcatatagcacctgtcttcagggataatcagcaatatcagcagcaacacaataatcaacaacaatctcAACAGTATCATCAGCAACAGCATCGCcctcagcagcaggcctaccagcctcgcaacagtaatccagctggtccgagttatgagaggaagaagatcaccttcgatccgattcctgtatcttatgcagagttgtatccctctttgatagagcggaaactgattactccaagggatcctccggttatacctgctaacccgcagtggtggtataagcctgatcaacattgtgtttaccactccggtgctccgggtcataatgtggaaaactgctttcctttgaagactaaggttcaagaccttatgatATGCGGCATTatgagctttgaggactcaggccctaatgttacgaagaacccattgcccgagcatgggaagtcggttaacatggtccagggttgccctggcaaatacaaggtcaaatatgtaagccatattcgacaatcattggttgagttgcatcgactactgtgtgattacagtcatatggagcacgaccatgacaaatgccgtatctgctctgtcaatcgtctgggttgtcgccaagtgcgcagagagctccaagagttgctagatgatggaactattgagattcttcagaacaggaatgttgatgaagacgaaccagaggtgaatgtgatttctcctgtgttcaagataCATGAGTttgttgtcatccgatatgatggtagcaagcagaaggtttctccttcgctgattatcaagcctgcaggccctgtgccttattcttccgATAAAGCAGTTCCGTTCCGCTATAATCcagttgctgtggaagatgggaaagaagtgtcgttgccttcatcctctattgtgaatatagctgatgtgagcgggttgacccgtagcggtcgtgtgttttcagctCTGAAGCCTCAGGCTAGAGTTGATTCTGATGTGAGTCCGGTTGGGAATGTGGTTAATCCTCCGAACCCGacacctgttgccaaaccctcctctgtacaaaagactcctacttcttctgttggccctagtggcactgtgaatgaagactgtgatgagatgctgaagctcatcaagaagagtgagtacaacgttgtagaccagcttctacaaacgccgtccaaaataTCCGTGCTATctttacttctgaattcagaaccccatagggaggtgtcataccccgattttggtcctgaattttttccattttttttcatttttatttggcacttggcctaaagttcatttgcatacattcattcccaaatccatatttttgttacacattggtcattgtctaggcctttttgatcatggtgcttttgattataaaatggattttaattatttgactttttaattttcaatttgattttaatttcggattaagtttaattccaaatttcaagttaatcttaattgtgttttactaatgattcaaactctaattgattttaatttccaaatgaatgttagagttgacATCAAggtaattttaacaaattatagattgATTCGATTCTAATTGGTTTTGTTAggttttattttttattttttaaattaacATTTTGATTAGTCTTAGatttatttctaaaatccatattcatttctataaccacaaattcatttcattcaaaccAAGTTTGTTACAACCATTTTTTTGTAAAAGTCATAAGTTTCCGACACCAGATAACCATTGCATTTGCTATTGTCGTTCCAATTCCAAAAATACATTTGCACAAAAACCATGAAAATTTCCAAGCCAAGCCATCTAGATTAAGTGTGATTAAGGCAAGCATCATACATGTGAAAAATGCAATCAAATGCAGGCCCAAGGGAGTTAAATCGAATACACAATGCAACAAGGTACAAATTGCAACAAGAAAAAAGCAAAATTCGGGTACATGTGCAAATGCGATTTGAGAGAACTTCTAGAACAAGTATAGAAAGGAAGGCTAATCCTGTTGAGTTTGATTCTGTCTTTAGCAGAAGCAGCCTTACGATTTCTTTTGAAAGCCCGGACATAGTTCCAATTTTCTGTGGCGCCTTGCAGCATAGCACATGAGATACCTATCCACACGAGTTTGAAGACTTTGCAACTGATGCATCATTCCTGGACTTGTGGTCTCTTGATAAATTCCAAAGCCTTCTTAATCAGTCCAATGAAGACCCAAAATTAAAGAAGTTGCTGCAGCAGGATAATCTTGTTGTATTCCTGCACCTACTTGGATGTGACTCTAATGGTCATGCACACATGCCATGTTCATCTATCTATCTCAACAATGTTAAGCAGATCATGGAATGAGTGATAAAGGAAGCCATGGAGAATTATGGTTTGGTTACATACTGGGAGACTGCTTTGCTCTATGATGATCAGCATTCTGCTGCTGCTAATAAACAGAGGGTTGCAATTGTTGTAGCTCATGAACTAGCACATCAATGGTTTGGCAAATTTTGTTACAATGGAGCGGTGGACCCATTTATGGTTGAATGAAGGTTTTTGCAACATGGGTGAGTTTATTTAGCTGCTGATCACCCTGTTCTTGTTTACATGCCTACTGGATGCGCATAAACCAGTACTAGACTGCTTTTGCCTGCGGGCTTTATTAATACCACGATTACATACCAAGAGTGCTAACCTGCATCAGGCCAGCAGATCAGTACACAGAACAAGACCAATTAAGCGAAACACATTGAAATTAAGCAACAGAGATGTGCCTGAAAATAATCCTTCATACACCACAGTTTATGTTGGCAACCTTCCCCATGATGTAACACAAGTTGAACTCCATTGTCCATTCCATGCATTGGGAGCTGGGGTACTTGAGGAGGTCCGAGTTCAGAGGGATAAGGGTTTTGGATTTGTCGGATACAATACTCACGAGGAAGCAGCACTGGTTACTCAGATGGCTAATGGAAGACCAGTTCAGGGGAAGACGATGAAGTGTTCATGGGGTAGCAAACCAACTCCTCCTGGGACAGCTTCGAATCCATTACCTCCACACCGACTGGCTGAAATAAGAAGATTATGCGAAGACTACAAAAGAAAGAGAACAATAGCAAAATTACATACTAACCATCCACTTCTCTCTGATGTGTATGAGCTTTGCAAAACAGTCTTCGCTTCGCATAGTAGCTGgaattgaatttgaaaaaagACCGTCGAACTCAGAAGAGCATGCTCCGTGTTGTTGGCCAGATAGAAATAAGAGTTGGTCTAATGGATGCCCACTGCCAGCTGAAATCAGAAGAATTATTAAATGGCATATCACAAGTAGAAGAAATTGGAATTGAGAAGGgcatttttccagaaaaatcaACAAAGTTATCCCAAATACCTGTTACTGTTGGGTATGAAACATAACTGGGAATCTTGGTATGAAGGTTATGTTCCTGGTTTACTGTCAATCCAAGATACATTAAGTGTTTATCAAGTGGCCGGAAAAGCGGATGCAATGCTCTTGCTGCCAAGGAGACATTCTGCTTGCCGACGTCATCAAAAAACTCGGCACGACGCATTATCCTCCTGCAATAACAGCTCACTTCAAACCACCAAACACACCAAATCTTCCAATGTCAAACAATTTAGAAAGGAGGACCTTACCCGTGTTCATCCCAAACCGCTTCGTTTTTGTTTCTACTCGACCAAAACTGCTCTTGAGTTTTCACTAAAAATTTCACTGCGGTAAAACACATAATAGTCAGCAAAGCGTTAAAATCCAAGAAAATACCCAAAATAGAGTTAAGACAAAAGCGAAGAAGAAAGCTTGAGTTCAGAATACCGTTTTCGGTTTTAGCATTAAACAGGCCGATCCAAACTGAGCACATCAAAGAGGATTTTGCAGGATGCTCCTTTGAACACCAAAGACACcatttgaaaccctaatcagcaGAGCATAAATAGGAGGACGAAATTTGGAGAGGCGTagagaatttgaaaacaaaaccctaaaattcGGAGGTGGCCGCGATTTCAAGGGAATAAACCTAATTCCAAAATCAAAGCCAAATCGGTATAAAAGAGGCGAGGGAAGAAGATTCGAGATTTACCTGAGCCGTTGTCATCGCCGAAGGTGAGCTTTCGTTTGGGGATTTTCATTTTTAATCTTTGATTGTAGCTCGC includes:
- the LOC127136141 gene encoding oligouridylate-binding protein 1, translated to MENYGLVTYWETALLYDDQHSAAANKQRVAIVVAHELAHQWFGKFCYNGAVDPFMASRSVHRTRPIKRNTLKLSNRDVPENNPSYTTVYVGNLPHDVTQVELHCPFHALGAGVLEEVRVQRDKGFGFVGYNTHEEAALVTQMANGRPVQGKTMKCSWGSKPTPPGTASNPLPPHRLAEIRRLCEDYKRKRTIAKLHTNHPLLSDVYELCKTVFASHSSWN